In Sporichthyaceae bacterium, a genomic segment contains:
- a CDS encoding Lrp/AsnC family transcriptional regulator — protein sequence MDPLDAQIIAALRVDARTSYADIGEVVGLSAPAVKRRVDRLRTSGAIKGFTAVVDPAALGWTTEAFVELYCVDRTTPATIRAAVSRYPEVVAASTVTGEPDALLHVLAADIGHLERVVEQIGAERFVARTRSHVVMSALLRREPGSTG from the coding sequence GTGGACCCGCTCGACGCGCAGATCATTGCCGCGTTGCGGGTCGACGCCCGGACTTCTTACGCCGATATCGGTGAGGTCGTCGGCCTGTCCGCGCCCGCGGTGAAGCGTCGAGTGGACCGCCTGCGCACCAGCGGCGCCATCAAGGGGTTCACCGCGGTGGTCGATCCCGCCGCGTTGGGCTGGACCACCGAGGCGTTCGTGGAGTTGTACTGCGTGGACCGCACGACCCCGGCCACCATTCGGGCGGCGGTGTCCCGCTACCCGGAGGTGGTGGCCGCCTCCACGGTGACCGGCGAACCGGACGCCCTGCTGCATGTACTGGCCGCCGACATCGGCCATCTTGAACGGGTGGTCGAACAGATCGGCGCGGAACGCTTCGTGGCGCGTACCCGTTCGCACGTGGTGATGTCCGCGTTGCTGCGTCGGGAGCCGGGTAGCACGGGCTGA